One stretch of Burkholderia sp. NRF60-BP8 DNA includes these proteins:
- a CDS encoding YadA-like family protein codes for MNKSFKSIWNEALGAWVAASELDRARGKRVASSRRTAAHAASASGATRAGLPSPRRLAMLMASAYLALFHAGAHAQYAPDGGTASGGVTAISIGLGSTAAQQNSTAVGNLSTAQGLSATALGPGAHAMADGSTAVGINSQANGVNSVAMGVQAIGSGPYSVAIGNLSSATQSGSVAMGSGAAATGVSAVGLGNNALASGQYAAAMGLGASAAGAQSVSLGYASHATDTGSVALGNQSTSSGAAGVAVGSGALASGNSGVAMGVNSGATGTSSIAIGWGGTAGVPGSGTQSIGTSSIAMGSNTRAGADNAVAFGLNANASGLSSIATGVQATATQQFATALGNLALATGVSSSALGPGATASATNATAVGINSVAAAGSTVAIGDSNSVAATAGAGSIAGGNASKVLSGTGAVALGFGQTVSGDGAVAIGDPSSAIGTGAVTMGSNNTANGNGAVAIGNTNNAQGTGSLALGNTSTAAAAGAVAFGASAVANNANDVALGSGSTTAAPNPTASAVIGGVTYNFNGINPTSVVSVGKAGSERQITNVAAGRIDSSSTDAINGSQLAATNTALDSLSTSTASSITSLSTGVSSLSTGLSSTNSAVTSLSTSTSTGIGSLSTGLSSTNSAVTSLSTSTSTGISSLSTGLSSTDSAVTSLSTSTSTGISSLSTGLSSTDSTVTSLSTSTSTGLSSVNSSIASLSTSTSTGIGSLSTGLSTTDSTVTSLSTSTSTGLSSANSSIASLSTSTSTGIGSLSTGLSSTNSAVTSLSTSTSTVVGSLSTGLSSTNSAVTSLSTSTSTGISSLSTGLSSTNSTVTSLSTSTSTGISSLSTGLSSTNSNLTSLSTSTSTVVGSLSTGLSSTNSNLTSLSTSTSTVVGSLSTGLSSTNSSITSLSTSTSTIVGSLSTGLSSTNSNLTSLSTATSTGMSSLSTGLSSIANNNTNLGNSTAGAIGGGATYDPTTGAISAPSYVTYNSDGSTTINNNVGSAIDNINAHGIKYFHANSTAPDSQAVGVDSVAIGPNAISKVDGSIALGSGSVADRAVVPSSGIIRNGTASIPFNTTDQTLLGAVSVGDATNKTYRQITNVADGTGQQDAVTVRQLTGALQSFAVTAQKYFHANSTAADSLAVGAESVAVGPTTVVNGDNGVGIGNGAIVDQTAPGGVAIGQAASSAQADAIALGSGATATGAQSVAQGANAVAVSVGSVALGSGAHSTATDALALGAGASATFANSVALGAGSLTTVGALTNYVAYGLSSPQSSAGEVNIGNRQITGLAAGKNGTDAVNVSQLDSVANQLTTLIDQRTTNLGGQYTTNPTGANVPPGSTGPNSSAGGSGAVASGSNSTAVGNSALASGNGSTAIGVGSTASGNNSTALGTGSNDGGRSNVVAVGSADSARQVVNVAAGTQGTDAVNVNQLNAVSNQFTQSLNTVNNQLTQMQQQIQQTDSMAREGIAATAAMASIPHMDRDSNFAMGVGTATFQGQKAMAVGMQARITENLKATLNGGFAGSQRVVGAGMLYQWK; via the coding sequence ATGAACAAGTCGTTCAAGTCGATCTGGAACGAAGCATTGGGAGCCTGGGTTGCGGCTTCGGAGCTTGACCGGGCACGCGGCAAGCGTGTGGCGTCGTCGCGGCGCACGGCGGCGCATGCCGCGAGCGCGAGCGGCGCGACGCGTGCGGGCCTGCCTTCGCCGCGACGGCTCGCCATGCTGATGGCGTCCGCATATCTGGCGTTGTTCCATGCGGGCGCCCATGCGCAGTACGCACCGGATGGCGGTACCGCGTCGGGCGGCGTGACGGCGATCTCGATCGGCCTCGGTTCGACCGCCGCGCAACAGAATTCCACCGCGGTGGGCAACCTGTCGACGGCGCAGGGCTTGTCGGCCACGGCGCTGGGCCCGGGTGCGCATGCGATGGCCGACGGTTCGACGGCCGTCGGCATCAACTCGCAAGCGAACGGTGTCAACAGCGTGGCGATGGGCGTGCAGGCGATCGGCTCGGGCCCGTATTCGGTCGCGATCGGGAATTTGTCGAGCGCGACCCAAAGCGGTTCGGTCGCGATGGGCAGCGGCGCCGCGGCGACCGGCGTGTCCGCCGTCGGGTTGGGCAACAACGCGCTGGCATCCGGCCAGTACGCGGCGGCGATGGGGCTCGGTGCCAGCGCGGCGGGCGCGCAGAGCGTCTCGCTCGGCTATGCGTCGCACGCCACGGACACCGGGTCCGTCGCACTCGGCAACCAGTCAACGAGTTCGGGCGCGGCAGGCGTGGCCGTCGGCAGCGGGGCGCTGGCTTCCGGTAATTCCGGCGTCGCGATGGGCGTCAACAGCGGCGCGACGGGCACCTCGTCGATCGCGATCGGCTGGGGCGGCACCGCGGGCGTGCCCGGCTCGGGCACGCAGTCGATCGGCACGAGCTCGATCGCGATGGGCTCGAACACGCGTGCCGGCGCGGACAATGCGGTGGCATTCGGCCTGAACGCCAATGCGTCGGGTCTCAGTTCGATCGCGACGGGCGTGCAGGCGACCGCGACGCAGCAGTTCGCGACCGCGCTCGGCAATCTGGCGCTGGCGACCGGCGTTTCCTCCAGCGCGCTGGGGCCCGGGGCGACGGCGTCGGCGACGAATGCGACGGCGGTCGGCATCAACAGCGTCGCGGCTGCCGGCTCGACCGTCGCGATCGGCGATTCCAACTCGGTTGCCGCAACCGCCGGTGCGGGTTCGATCGCGGGCGGCAACGCGTCGAAGGTGCTCAGCGGCACGGGCGCCGTCGCACTCGGCTTCGGCCAGACGGTGAGCGGCGACGGCGCGGTCGCGATCGGCGATCCGAGCAGCGCGATCGGCACCGGCGCGGTCACGATGGGTTCGAACAACACAGCGAACGGCAACGGCGCGGTGGCGATCGGCAATACCAACAACGCGCAGGGCACGGGTTCGCTGGCGCTGGGCAATACGTCGACCGCGGCGGCGGCGGGAGCGGTCGCGTTCGGCGCATCGGCCGTGGCCAACAACGCAAACGATGTCGCGCTCGGCTCGGGATCGACGACGGCCGCGCCGAATCCGACGGCCAGCGCGGTCATCGGCGGCGTCACGTACAACTTCAACGGCATCAACCCGACCAGCGTCGTCAGCGTCGGCAAGGCGGGCAGCGAGCGCCAGATCACCAACGTCGCGGCCGGGCGCATCGATTCGTCGAGCACGGATGCGATCAACGGCTCGCAACTCGCCGCGACGAACACGGCACTCGATTCGCTGTCGACGTCGACGGCGTCGAGCATCACGTCGCTGTCGACCGGGGTTTCGTCGTTGTCGACGGGCCTCAGTTCGACCAATAGCGCGGTCACGTCGCTGTCCACGTCGACGTCGACGGGCATCGGCTCGCTGTCCACCGGCCTGAGTTCGACCAACAGCGCGGTCACGTCGTTGTCGACTTCGACGTCGACGGGTATCAGCTCGCTGTCCACCGGTCTCAGTTCGACCGACAGCGCGGTCACGTCGTTGTCGACTTCGACGTCGACGGGTATCAGCTCGCTGTCCACCGGTCTCAGTTCGACCGACAGCACGGTGACGTCGCTGTCGACGTCCACGTCGACGGGCCTGTCGTCAGTCAATAGTTCGATCGCGTCGTTGTCCACGTCGACCTCGACGGGTATCGGTTCGCTGTCCACGGGGCTGAGCACGACCGACAGCACGGTGACGTCGCTGTCGACGTCCACGTCGACGGGCCTGTCGTCGGCCAATAGTTCGATCGCGTCGTTGTCCACGTCGACGTCCACGGGCATCGGTTCGCTGTCCACCGGCTTGAGTTCGACCAACAGCGCGGTCACCTCGCTGTCCACGTCGACGTCGACGGTCGTCGGTTCGCTGTCCACCGGCTTGAGTTCGACCAATAGCGCAGTGACGTCGTTGTCCACGTCGACGTCGACGGGCATCAGCTCCCTGTCCACCGGCCTGAGTTCGACCAACAGCACGGTGACGTCGCTGTCGACGTCGACGTCGACGGGCATCAGCTCGCTGTCCACCGGCCTGAGTTCGACGAACAGCAACCTGACGTCGCTGTCCACGTCGACCTCGACGGTCGTCGGCTCGCTGTCCACCGGCCTGAGCTCGACGAACAGCAACCTGACGTCACTGTCCACGTCGACCTCGACGGTCGTCGGCTCGCTGTCCACCGGCTTGAGCTCGACCAACAGCTCGATCACGTCGCTGTCCACGTCGACCTCGACGATCGTCGGTTCGCTGTCCACCGGCCTGAGCTCGACGAACAGCAACCTGACTTCGCTGTCGACTGCCACGTCGACCGGCATGAGCTCGCTGTCCACTGGCCTGAGCTCGATCGCGAACAACAACACGAACCTGGGCAACAGCACGGCCGGCGCGATCGGCGGCGGCGCCACCTACGATCCGACCACCGGCGCGATCTCGGCGCCGTCGTACGTGACGTACAACAGCGACGGCTCCACGACGATCAACAACAACGTCGGCTCCGCGATCGACAACATCAACGCGCACGGCATCAAGTATTTCCATGCGAATTCGACCGCGCCGGACAGCCAGGCGGTAGGCGTCGACAGCGTCGCGATCGGCCCGAACGCGATCTCGAAGGTGGACGGCAGCATCGCGCTCGGCTCGGGTTCGGTGGCCGACCGCGCCGTGGTGCCGTCCTCGGGCATCATCCGCAACGGCACCGCGTCGATCCCGTTCAACACGACCGACCAGACGCTGCTGGGTGCGGTATCGGTCGGCGATGCGACGAACAAGACGTACCGCCAGATCACCAACGTCGCGGACGGCACCGGCCAGCAGGATGCGGTGACGGTGCGGCAATTGACCGGCGCGCTGCAGTCGTTCGCGGTCACGGCCCAGAAGTACTTCCACGCGAACTCGACCGCGGCGGATTCGCTCGCGGTCGGCGCGGAATCGGTCGCGGTGGGACCGACGACGGTCGTCAACGGCGACAACGGCGTGGGCATCGGCAACGGCGCGATCGTCGACCAGACGGCGCCGGGCGGGGTCGCCATCGGGCAGGCGGCGAGTTCCGCGCAGGCCGACGCGATCGCGCTGGGCAGCGGCGCGACGGCGACGGGCGCGCAGTCGGTCGCGCAGGGTGCGAATGCGGTGGCGGTCAGCGTGGGCAGCGTCGCGCTCGGCTCCGGTGCGCACAGCACGGCGACCGATGCGCTCGCGCTCGGCGCCGGCGCATCGGCGACGTTCGCGAACAGCGTGGCGCTCGGCGCCGGTTCGCTGACCACGGTCGGCGCGCTGACGAACTACGTCGCATATGGCCTGAGCAGCCCGCAATCGTCGGCCGGCGAAGTGAACATCGGCAATCGCCAGATCACCGGGCTGGCCGCCGGCAAGAACGGCACCGACGCGGTGAACGTGTCGCAGCTCGATTCGGTCGCGAACCAGTTGACGACGCTGATCGACCAGCGCACGACCAACCTCGGCGGGCAGTACACGACGAACCCGACCGGCGCGAACGTGCCGCCGGGCTCGACCGGGCCGAATTCGTCGGCGGGCGGGTCGGGGGCGGTGGCATCGGGCTCGAACAGCACGGCGGTCGGCAATAGTGCGCTCGCGTCGGGCAACGGCTCCACGGCGATCGGCGTGGGTTCGACGGCATCGGGCAACAACTCGACCGCGCTCGGCACGGGCAGCAACGACGGCGGGCGCTCGAACGTGGTCGCGGTCGGCTCGGCGGATTCGGCGCGTCAGGTCGTGAACGTCGCGGCCGGCACGCAAGGCACCGACGCGGTGAACGTGAACCAGCTGAATGCGGTATCGAACCAGTTCACGCAGTCGCTGAACACGGTCAACAACCAGCTCACGCAGATGCAGCAGCAGATCCAGCAGACCGATTCGATGGCCCGCGAGGGGATCGCCGCGACCGCCGCGATGGCGTCGATCCCGCACATGGACCGCGATTCGAACTTCGCGATGGGGGTCGGCACGGCGACGTTCCAGGGCCAGAAGGCCATGGCGGTCGGCATGCAGGCGCGCATCACGGAGAACCTGAAGGCGACGCTGAACGGCGGTTTCGCCGGCAGCCAGCGCGTCGTCGGCGCGGGCATGCTGTATCAGTGGAAGTGA
- a CDS encoding response regulator transcription factor has translation MSSRLSSSASPRTTPDLAGAHILIVDDRPNDLRLLTEILRTAQCRISVAFDGLQAYHRAQAIAPDLILMDVRMPRMDGFAASRLLASTPSTQSIPVIILTAAGDLEDRIAGLETGAIDYIVKPFEPAEVIARIRNHLKRVRRSQPFAHLPDLPDNRDAALVRAASDVLLRDLRHPPALEELAKQVGTHEKRLSRAFRDHLGQTVFEYLRDTRLRAAMHFLSETSMGIGDIAEEIGFSTPGNFATAFRERFGVTPSDWRRQRHAVDAPAAPGGRHGDA, from the coding sequence ATGTCATCCCGCTTGTCCAGCTCGGCGTCGCCACGCACCACGCCGGATCTCGCCGGCGCCCACATCCTCATCGTCGACGACCGCCCGAACGACCTGCGGCTCCTGACCGAAATCCTGCGCACCGCGCAGTGCCGGATCAGCGTCGCGTTCGACGGGCTGCAGGCCTATCACCGTGCGCAGGCCATCGCGCCCGATCTGATCCTGATGGACGTGCGCATGCCGCGCATGGACGGTTTCGCCGCGAGCCGGCTGCTGGCGTCCACCCCGTCGACGCAATCCATTCCGGTGATCATCCTGACGGCCGCCGGCGATCTCGAGGACCGCATCGCGGGGCTCGAAACGGGGGCGATCGACTACATCGTCAAGCCGTTCGAACCGGCGGAAGTCATCGCGCGAATCCGCAATCACCTGAAGCGCGTGCGACGCAGCCAGCCGTTCGCGCACCTGCCCGACTTGCCCGACAACCGCGACGCGGCGCTCGTGCGCGCGGCAAGCGACGTGCTGCTGCGCGACCTGCGCCATCCGCCGGCCCTCGAGGAGCTCGCGAAGCAGGTCGGCACGCACGAAAAACGGCTGTCGCGCGCGTTCCGCGACCATCTCGGCCAGACCGTATTCGAGTACCTGCGCGACACGCGGCTGCGCGCCGCGATGCATTTCCTGTCGGAAACGTCGATGGGGATCGGCGACATCGCCGAGGAAATCGGCTTTTCCACCCCCGGCAATTTCGCGACGGCGTTCCGCGAACGCTTCGGCGTCACGCCGTCCGACTGGCGGCGCCAGCGCCACGCGGTCGACGCGCCGGCCGCACCGGGGGGGCGCCACGGCGATGCATAG
- a CDS encoding sensor histidine kinase, producing the protein MHRHCAAWAAGCRTLLLLLAALAVTCATVRAATAPNPAQLEAVSVFEDAGTTLSVDAVAAQLAEPSRRAAATARTAFNVTFSRSAWWVQATLINRDGDTRALVLAIRDARVDRADFYVDRHGQWTLKRSFPTDRGDARDAPSRYPTLDVTLRAGEQLPVLIRITSRKEMRLAPVAFTRDAWIAQELHASMWNFGFFGGLLALVWCALLIGFFSRSGVFHVLAALALNTALFEAAYRGYLAMLLSPGAREWSTRGETIFAYLSIACFIAFILMVAHREKAKMPMRAVYVAFLALECVGIAGAAFGDLATFAWFCLWLNTVLAMVNISLALMLVIRRTPTARVMLIAVAFATFNMLIRMLDGRDALPPVLSWIRSDVYPNPVIAIIGLATHLLVLAAWIHHVGRQRTEARKRLEHWQLTEQDRLRDEVARRTVALNDALQQSKTHMQQKIETLGYVSHDLRAPLSTINGYAKLLLQGATRSQARLIRSIDRSIRYQLALIDELLAFTKAELQPLGVAPDRTDLPGLLDDIGHYALALCAQQDNRFVYRPVTSLPRTVLIDGIRLQQVLLNLLSNASKFTRNGTVTLSVHASREGDAWRLLFEVADTGIGIDITATTDIFRAYQQVQAVNGGTGLGLFIAQRIVAAMGGELAVASQPGSGTTFSFAVAAPALGHALAPVSGLVGRFHPADEAEPAGAAPAMRSPPADALAELIVLAGEGRLTDIEEWLGQYADEPDHASFVQEMREHLDALDLHAIEKLADSLKRTRVADTPFDTEADAAGPT; encoded by the coding sequence ATGCATAGGCACTGCGCGGCATGGGCGGCGGGATGTCGCACGTTGCTCCTGCTTCTGGCGGCGCTGGCCGTCACGTGCGCGACGGTCCGTGCCGCAACGGCGCCGAATCCCGCGCAACTCGAAGCCGTATCGGTTTTCGAAGACGCCGGCACGACGCTGTCCGTCGACGCGGTCGCCGCCCAGCTCGCCGAGCCGTCGCGTCGTGCAGCCGCCACGGCCCGCACTGCATTCAACGTGACGTTTTCGCGCTCGGCCTGGTGGGTCCAGGCGACGCTGATCAACCGCGACGGCGACACGCGTGCGCTGGTGCTGGCGATTCGCGACGCGCGCGTCGACCGGGCCGATTTCTACGTCGACCGGCACGGTCAATGGACGCTCAAGCGCAGCTTCCCGACCGACCGCGGCGACGCGCGCGACGCGCCGTCGCGCTACCCGACCCTCGACGTCACGCTGCGCGCGGGCGAACAACTCCCGGTACTGATCCGCATCACGTCGCGCAAGGAAATGCGCCTTGCGCCGGTCGCGTTCACTCGCGACGCGTGGATCGCGCAGGAATTGCACGCGTCGATGTGGAACTTCGGCTTCTTCGGCGGGCTGCTCGCACTCGTGTGGTGTGCGCTGCTGATCGGCTTTTTCTCGCGCAGCGGCGTGTTCCACGTGCTGGCCGCACTGGCCCTGAACACCGCGCTGTTCGAAGCGGCGTACCGCGGCTATCTCGCGATGCTTCTGTCGCCCGGCGCGCGCGAGTGGTCGACGCGCGGCGAAACGATCTTCGCGTACCTGTCGATCGCGTGCTTCATCGCCTTCATCCTGATGGTCGCGCATCGCGAGAAGGCGAAGATGCCGATGCGCGCGGTGTACGTGGCGTTTCTCGCGCTCGAATGCGTGGGGATAGCCGGTGCGGCGTTCGGCGATCTGGCGACCTTCGCGTGGTTCTGCCTGTGGCTGAACACCGTGCTCGCGATGGTGAACATCAGCCTGGCGCTGATGCTCGTGATCCGGCGCACGCCGACGGCCCGCGTGATGCTGATCGCGGTCGCGTTCGCGACGTTCAACATGCTGATCCGCATGCTCGACGGCCGCGACGCATTGCCGCCCGTGCTGTCGTGGATCCGGTCCGACGTCTATCCGAACCCCGTCATCGCGATCATCGGGCTCGCGACGCACCTGCTGGTGCTGGCCGCGTGGATTCACCACGTGGGCCGTCAGCGCACCGAGGCACGCAAGCGGCTCGAACACTGGCAGCTCACCGAGCAGGATCGGCTGCGCGACGAGGTCGCGCGGCGCACGGTCGCGCTCAACGATGCGTTGCAGCAGTCGAAAACGCACATGCAGCAGAAGATCGAGACGCTCGGCTACGTCAGCCACGACCTGCGCGCGCCGCTGTCGACGATCAACGGCTATGCGAAGCTGCTGCTGCAAGGCGCGACGCGCAGCCAGGCGCGGCTGATCCGGTCGATCGACCGCAGCATCCGCTACCAGCTCGCGCTGATCGACGAATTGCTCGCGTTCACGAAGGCCGAACTCCAGCCGCTCGGCGTCGCGCCCGACCGCACCGACCTGCCCGGGCTGCTGGACGACATCGGCCACTACGCGCTCGCGCTGTGCGCGCAGCAGGACAACCGGTTCGTCTACCGGCCCGTCACGTCGCTGCCGCGCACGGTGCTGATCGACGGCATCCGGCTGCAACAGGTGCTGCTGAACCTGCTGTCCAACGCATCGAAATTCACGCGCAACGGCACGGTCACGCTGTCGGTTCACGCGTCGCGCGAAGGCGATGCATGGCGCCTGCTGTTCGAGGTCGCCGATACGGGCATCGGCATCGACATCACCGCGACCACCGACATCTTCCGCGCGTACCAGCAGGTGCAGGCGGTCAACGGCGGCACCGGGCTCGGCCTGTTCATCGCGCAGCGCATCGTCGCGGCGATGGGCGGCGAGCTGGCCGTCGCAAGCCAGCCGGGGAGCGGCACGACGTTCTCGTTCGCGGTCGCCGCGCCAGCCCTCGGCCATGCGCTCGCGCCGGTGTCGGGGCTCGTCGGGCGGTTTCATCCCGCCGACGAAGCGGAACCGGCCGGCGCGGCGCCTGCGATGCGCAGCCCGCCCGCCGATGCGCTCGCCGAGCTGATCGTACTCGCCGGCGAAGGCCGGCTGACCGATATCGAGGAATGGCTCGGCCAGTATGCGGACGAGCCGGACCATGCGTCGTTCGTGCAGGAAATGCGCGAGCACCTCGATGCGCTGGACCTGCACGCGATCGAGAAACTGGCCGACTCGCTGAAACGCACGCGCGTCGCCGATACGCCGTTCGACACCGAGGCGGACGCGGCCGGCCCGACCTGA
- the yjfF gene encoding galactofuranose ABC transporter, permease protein YjfF, translating into MNRFLGRLADPRTLPIVVTIVLFVALFGFGSVMYTGFFSMQVLTGLLVDNAFLLIVAIGMTFVIVSGGIDLSVGSVVALTTIFCAVGAERLHWPVWAIVPLALAFGALYGAAMGALIHYFRLQPFIVTLAGMFLARGACFLITTQSITINEPAFHAIAGISVPVGGGTLSAGALIALATLAVAIYVAHFTRFGRNVYAVGGNERSALLMGLPVARTKIGVYALSGFCSALGGVVFTLYVLSGYGLQAQGMELDAIAATVIGGTLLTGGVGYVIGSVFGVGILGTIQVLITFDGTLSSWWTRIVIGALLCVFCVLQRVIERHAARRRTGGTGLGAQRPTHAPARPAPPEEDIALVSTMRRS; encoded by the coding sequence ATGAATCGTTTCCTTGGCCGGCTCGCCGATCCGCGCACGTTGCCGATCGTCGTGACGATCGTGCTGTTCGTCGCGCTGTTCGGCTTCGGGTCCGTGATGTACACGGGTTTTTTCTCGATGCAGGTGCTGACCGGGCTGCTCGTCGACAATGCCTTCCTGCTGATCGTCGCGATCGGGATGACGTTCGTGATCGTGTCGGGCGGCATCGACCTGTCGGTCGGCTCGGTCGTTGCGCTGACAACGATCTTCTGCGCGGTCGGCGCCGAACGGCTGCACTGGCCCGTGTGGGCGATCGTGCCGCTCGCGCTCGCGTTCGGCGCGCTGTACGGCGCGGCGATGGGCGCGCTGATCCACTATTTCCGGTTGCAGCCGTTCATCGTCACGCTCGCCGGGATGTTTCTCGCGCGCGGCGCGTGCTTCCTGATCACGACGCAGTCGATCACGATCAACGAGCCGGCGTTCCATGCGATTGCGGGCATCAGCGTGCCGGTCGGCGGCGGCACGCTGAGCGCCGGTGCGCTGATCGCGCTCGCGACGCTGGCCGTCGCGATCTACGTCGCGCATTTCACGCGCTTCGGCCGCAACGTCTATGCGGTCGGCGGCAACGAACGTTCGGCATTGCTGATGGGCTTGCCGGTCGCGCGCACGAAGATCGGCGTCTACGCGCTGAGCGGCTTCTGTTCGGCGCTCGGCGGCGTGGTGTTCACGCTGTACGTGCTGTCGGGCTACGGGCTGCAGGCGCAGGGAATGGAGCTCGACGCGATCGCCGCGACCGTGATCGGCGGGACGCTGCTGACGGGCGGCGTGGGCTACGTGATCGGCTCGGTGTTCGGGGTCGGCATCCTCGGCACGATTCAGGTGCTGATCACGTTCGACGGCACGCTGAGCTCGTGGTGGACGCGGATCGTGATCGGCGCGCTGCTGTGCGTGTTCTGCGTGCTGCAGCGGGTCATCGAGCGGCACGCGGCGCGGCGCCGCACCGGCGGCACGGGGCTCGGCGCGCAGCGGCCGACGCATGCGCCCGCGCGGCCGGCGCCGCCCGAAGAGGACATCGCGCTGGTATCGACGATGCGGCGATCGTAG
- a CDS encoding ABC transporter permease — protein sequence MTWLRTLFRHSLAWPVLTLALLFALDVAHRPGFLSIALLDGHLFGAPIDILNRAAPLVIVSLGMTLVIATRGIDISVGAIVAIAGAAAATVLEADPSRVGAALAAALGVGLLAGAWNGLLVAFVGMQPIIATLILMVAGRGVAQLLTGGQIIPIGAPGYLALGGGYLATVPCAVWIALATIGATALLVNRTALGLFIRAIGVNPVATRLVGLRSGAVVFGVYLCSGVMSALAGILASSNVRSADGNNAGLLLELDAILAVTLGGTSLLGGRFSLAGSVLGALIIQTLTYTTYSIGVPPEATLVVKAVVVIVVTLIQSDAARALLVRHASRLLPSARSRTTPTGATPR from the coding sequence ATGACGTGGTTACGCACGCTGTTTCGTCATTCGCTCGCGTGGCCGGTGCTGACGCTCGCGCTGCTGTTCGCGCTGGACGTCGCGCATCGTCCGGGCTTCCTGTCGATCGCGCTGCTCGACGGCCATCTGTTCGGCGCGCCGATCGACATCCTGAACCGCGCGGCGCCGCTCGTGATCGTGTCGCTCGGGATGACGCTCGTGATCGCGACGCGCGGGATCGACATCTCGGTCGGCGCGATCGTCGCGATCGCCGGCGCGGCGGCCGCGACCGTGCTGGAGGCCGACCCGTCGCGGGTCGGCGCGGCGCTGGCCGCCGCGCTCGGCGTCGGGCTGCTGGCCGGTGCGTGGAACGGGCTGCTCGTCGCGTTCGTCGGGATGCAGCCGATCATCGCGACGCTGATCCTGATGGTGGCCGGGCGCGGCGTCGCGCAACTGCTGACGGGCGGCCAGATCATCCCGATCGGCGCGCCGGGCTACCTCGCGCTCGGCGGCGGCTATCTCGCGACCGTGCCGTGCGCGGTGTGGATCGCGCTCGCGACGATCGGCGCGACCGCGCTGCTGGTGAACCGCACGGCGCTCGGGCTGTTCATTCGCGCGATCGGCGTGAATCCGGTCGCGACGCGGCTCGTCGGGCTGCGCTCGGGCGCGGTCGTGTTCGGCGTGTATCTGTGCTCGGGCGTGATGTCGGCGCTCGCGGGCATCCTCGCGAGCTCGAACGTGCGCAGCGCCGACGGCAACAACGCGGGGCTGCTGCTCGAACTCGACGCGATCCTCGCGGTCACGCTCGGCGGCACGTCGCTGCTCGGCGGCCGCTTCAGTCTCGCGGGCTCCGTGCTCGGCGCGCTGATCATCCAGACGCTCACCTACACGACCTATTCGATCGGCGTGCCGCCGGAGGCGACGCTCGTCGTCAAGGCGGTCGTCGTGATCGTCGTGACGCTGATCCAGTCGGACGCGGCGCGTGCGCTGCTCGTCCGGCATGCGTCGCGGCTGCTGCCTTCCGCGCGATCGCGCACCACCCCCACCGGAGCAACGCCGCGATGA